The following coding sequences are from one Mustela lutreola isolate mMusLut2 chromosome 5, mMusLut2.pri, whole genome shotgun sequence window:
- the ZNF354C gene encoding zinc finger protein 354C translates to MAMDLLPTKVTESVTFRDVAVLFSQDEWLHLDATQRTLYREVMLENYGTLVSLGIPCSTPKVICQLQQGEDPCLVDRELPQDASLGLKAQMEMEALPPRQGISREETSQGIIKKRSIKCGDWDSNFGQTFEFESRTGQEQQKKSLRQMVTSHKKTMSGEVKQTSLELGKGLLINTILVTQQSVPIEKIPNIYYTFGKDFNQNFDLMRCFQIYPGEKPHTCHECGKSFTQCLHLIEHQRIHTGEKPYRCDECGKTFSHRSSLLAHQRIHTGEKPYKCNECEKAFSSSSTLIKHLRVHTGEKPYRCKECGKAFSQCSTLTVHQRIHTGEKLYKCAECEKAFNCRAKLHRHQRIHTGEKPYKCSECGKGYSQFASLAEHQRLHTGEQLCKCLECGRTFTRISTLLEHQRIHTGQKPYQCNECGKTFNQYSSFNEHRKIHTGEKLYTCGECGKAFGCKSNLYRHQRIHTGEKPYQCNQCGKAFSQYSFLTEHERIHTGEKLYKCMECGKAYSYRSNLCRHKKVHTKEKLYKWKDYGKPFIYSSSLTQYQRFLRADKPGEV, encoded by the exons ATGGCCATGGATTTGCTGCCCACTAAGGTGACA GAGTCTGTGACATTCAGGGACGTGGCCGTGCTCTTCAGCCAGGATGAGTGGCTGCACCTGGACGCCACACAGAGAACCCTGTACCGGGAGGTGATGCTGGAGAACTACGGCACCCTCGTCTCGCTGG GGATTCCATGCTCAACACCGAAGGTGATCTGCCAATTGCAACAAGGAGAAGACCCCTGCCTGGTGGACAGGGAACTTCCTCAAGATGCTTCTCTAG GTCTCAAGGCTCAGATGGAAATGGAAGCCTTGCCTCCCAGACAAGGCATTTCTAGAGAAGAAACATCTCAGGGAATAATAAAGAAGAGGTCCATTAAGTGTGGTGACTGGGACAGCAATTTTGGACAGACTTTTGAATTTGAGAGCAGGACAGGACAGGAGCAGCAGAAGAAATCTCTTAGGCAAATGGTGACCTCCCACAAAAAAACCATGAGTGGAGAAGTAAAGCAGACAAGTCTTGAATTGGGGAAAGGCTTACTTATAAATACAATTCTTGTTACACAGCAGAGTGTTCCTATAGAAAAGATACCCAATATCTATTACACCTTTGGGAAAGATTTTAACCAGAATTTTGACCTAATGAGATGCTTCCAGATTTACCCAGGAGAAAAACCTCATACTTGTCATGAATGTGGGAAAAGCTTCACCCAGTGTCTCCATCTGATTGAacaccagagaattcacactggtGAGAAACCCTACAGATGTGACGAGTGTGGGAAAACCTTTAGCCATAGATCCTCCCTTCTTGCCCATCAGAGAATCCACACGGGAGaaaaaccttacaaatgtaaTGAATGTGAGAAAGCGTTCAGCAGCAGTTCAACCCTGATCAAGCATCTGAGGgtacacacaggagagaaaccctatcgctgcaaggaatgtgggaaagccttcagtcaGTGTTCTACTCTCACCgtacatcagagaattcataccgGCGAGAAACTCTATAAATGTGCTGAATGTGAGAAGGCCTTCAATTGTAGAGCAAAACTTCATAGACACCAAAGAATCCACACAGGGGAGAAACCCTATaaatgcagtgaatgtgggaaaggTTACAGCCAGTTTGCATCCCTGGCTGAACACCAGAGGCTTCATACCGGGGAGCAGCTGTGTAAGTGCCTGGAATGCGGGAGAACCTTCACACGTATCTCAACCCTTCTCGAACACCAGCGAATTCATACTGGCCAGAAACCCTATCAATGTAACGAGTGTGGGAAAACCTTCAACCAGTATTCCTCCTTCAATGAACATCGTAAAATTCACACCGGGGAAAAGCTCTATACTTGTggagaatgtgggaaagcctttggTTGCAAATCCAACCTGTACAGgcatcagagaattcacacgGGAGAGAAGCCCTACCAGTGTAAtcaatgtgggaaggccttcagccAGTATTCATTCCTCACTGAACACGAGAGAATCCATACCGGGGAGAAACTCTACAAGTGTATGGAGTGTGGGAAGGCCTATAGTTACAGATCAAACCTGTGCAGACACAAGAAAGTTCACACAAAAGAAAAACTCTATAAATGGAAGGACTATGGGAAGCCATTTATCTACAGTTCTTCCCTTACTCAGTATCAGAGATTCCTTAGAGCAGATAAGCCCGGTGAAGTTTAa